The DNA window ACCAATACACATACATTTAAAATTCTACCCATATGAGGTACAAAtggaacaaaaaaaacatttgcaaTGGCTACAAAATGAAGCAGTGTAGGAGAAATCCTACTCCATCAAGCTCTGCATTAGCGTTACAATCTGTCGAGTACTTCAAATACAAATCTGACGTACGTGTATTATGCTTATATTGGATCCATACAAAATCTTGCAAAAACCAAAACCTGAGTACAATCAATTGGTGAACAGAGATGAGTGCCGCTGTCTAAAGTGAGGACCAGCTTTGACTCTGCAACGGTTCAGAGAGTATTGTGGGATTCTGTgttttacattatagccattaccatatatatatgattaaatattatcTGATGTTGGCTGTGTGAATTATCTGCATTTGTGCACTTGAGCATCATCATGAGATTAAACAACTGCTTGCTACATCTACCGGtacttgcctgtttgtgtgtgtgacaagaactgagcaacatggtgtgacctgcatgttgcaaaactgtagataacagcccagcagatgctttgtccttgtgtttgtatGTAACAATATTGAGCACACGGTGTGACTTGCTGTATCTTACAAAGTTGTGTTTCAGCAGGcatagggaggggtggtcatcacGAGGTTTAACTGATATGGAAAAATACTGAACAACACAATAGCAGGAACTGAACAACTGTTATAACTAGGCTGCGATACCAGAACAGTAAGAATCTATACATCGACGGAGGGAGGACTCCAAGAAGCGCCAAGAGGCGGGGACCCGCCTGAgcgcctgcaataggctgagcaagtttaaaccacgcccagcctctgctgtaatagttccaacccgtctgttggACTATGTCCATCACAGTATAAGAACACTGTTTACATACATCCTGTcagttctctgttctgccctgcgtggtattacagtgagcccgtatataccaaagttgcatttgccatttattgcttagctaataaaaaatacatagtatacaattggtgactcattgttatatttatcctgataccagattcgaatttaCGCAACTCTAACAGTATGGAGGGTGAGATGAGAGGGGGGTTGAAGGGTATTGTAATGCTGTCTGGTACTTCTCGAACCGTATTCATCTGATTTTTGCGATGTTTATAGAAGATGTATAGCGGTCGGAGTGTAAATAAGATCTTTGGCTTATAAATAGCACTTGGCCTGTATGGGCTGTTTTTATGAACTTGTCCCAATTCTTAATTTACATCAGATTTCCAAGGCAGCAGTCTGGTGCCCGCTGGATTAATGACATTTGGCACAGAAATCTGGCTCGCCTCATTTCAAACTAAGCACCATTTGTTTGCATTAAAACAATAACATACAAATAAATACAGCACTGTAATAATCAAAAAATAGACTTTTGTGACAGTTCACTGCTCTCTGTAGTACAGACTAAGTGCACaaatagataaataaaataaaaaaatacacccAATGAACGAACATACAAAAATATGAAACGATAACACACTAATATTTCTTCAAGTATTTTGGTTTTGCCAGCAGGTGAAAAGGTTCTGTGCTACAGAGGCTAGAGTCCAGGTGAGTATTTAGCCGTATCGTATTCTCTCACTCCATTAGTGTACAGCGAGTGGGGGGAGTGGGGAGGGTGTGCCCTTGCAGGAAAGCGGggtgggcatgtgtgtgtgtgtggggggtagtgCTTAGTGCTGAGGAGAACAGCTAACCTGATTCAGAGTCACTGCTATCAGAAGTGCTAGAATCACTACTACTGCTGGAGCGGTCAGAGCCGGAGGAGGAAGAGCTGCTGCTCTCACTGAGACGGGACAGCCGGGCCACGTCTGGGACAGGAGGAGCTATAGGGGGCTCAtctggagggaaacagagggacaaTGGTCACGTGTAggacaacagagagaaagacagagacgaGCACTGCACAATTGCGTTACTCACTATTGGACAGCAGAGAAAACAGAAGAACCCGTTTCCCCCGGACAACAAGGCCCCGAAGTCAGACATACTGGTCCTTACTACCACAGCTTCAGAGTTCACTTACTTGTTGCCTTTTTCTTCTTGGCCAGTGAGCTCGGCTCGTCGGTAATACTCTGGCGAGGTTTCTCTGCATCCTGCTCCTTCACAGTCTGCATCTCTCCTTTGGCTTTCACCAGCTTATTCACTGGAAGAATAGGGGAAATAATGACATTTGAGCCTAGTAAAGTCCTTGGTCAGGAGTACAGAGATACATGTGCAATGACCAACCCGCAAGGAACCAAGAAAGGAAGGTGTGCACTGCAACTACTCACGGTTGGGTTTCTTGGGCCGTTTCCTGAAGCAGGTCATGACGAAACTCTCCAGAGCCCTGAGTGTGGAGGGCTTGAGGGTCTCAAAGTCGATCTCTATCTCCTCAGGGTTGGCGTCACGGAGCGAGGCCTCCCTGCCCTGGATGATGTTCACCACCTTGCCCAGCTTGTCCCCCGGCAGTTTGTTGATGTCCAGGCTCAGCTGCCTCTTCTCACCGTACAACATGGGCACCGCTAGCACTTCGTCCTCGTCAGACTCATAGGGCACCACAGGGAGAGCCATCTTCCTCCTCTTGCCGTGCCTTTAGAGAGAGGTAAAAAGACATTCAGAAACACTTTGTAGGACAATGAAAGTTAGTAAAATAATAACAGGCCACTGGCAACATGATAGTCAATCCTTTgaattggtaaaaaaaaaaaagaggttCCACTGGGGAGGGAGATTATAATTTATCATCAACAACAACTTGGTCACTTACACAGATGGCGTTCCCTTGTTAATGTACTTCTTCTGTATTTTGGGTTTCCTCAAGTCTTCATGCTTCGGTCTTCTACTCATTTCcttttttcttctctcctttGATTTCTCCTTCTTTGGTTTGAGCAGGGGCTCCTGGGTGAGTCTCTGCAGCTGATCGTGCACCGCTTTCAACTGAGGAGAAGAAGAGTGGAGGGGGCATCAGTTAGATACACAGTAGTAGGTAACAGAACAATGACGTTAAGCATGGCCAGGTACAATGACAGCAGCAGGTGACGGCATACCTGTTCCTCTAGCTTAGCCAACCGTAGAGCTCTggcctcttcttcctcctcagaGGCTGAGGAGGACTCGGACTCTGAGGAGCTCTCGCCGGTACTGCTGCCTGTGCCGGAGGAGCTCTCAggcccatctcctctccctctcttgtccctGTGGTGACCTGGCCCACCCGCCCTCCTCACTGGCTCATCTGGAAGTTTCAGCCAGCGCTCCTCAAACACATCCTGGTGGGTAGGGCCACAATTCATCTAGTCAAACATTCTCACCAACCATCCATCTTCATATTTAGGGACGCAAACTGGTGACTTTTCTGTTTTGCACTGTAACATATGAAAACTGCGTGTGAAGTGCAAGAAAATGTGCTCATTTCCAGAGTAGTGTTGTCCTAAAACCAACATTTGACTAATGAAGCGATATCAAATACAGAGTAGTATCGTGATGCCACAGGGATTCATTCGTGTCTGCACACTCCAGcccgccatcacacaattacattttaaaaCTGGAGATGCGCagaaacagaggacagagagaagcaggcgTGAGCAATGGTTGGTAGGGGATGCAGCTGGCTGATCACAGCGGTCACACGTGACATTGGATAGAGCACATATCTAACATCACGGTCTGAATTTGCTCGAAACCCCCCTTCAGATCTACACGATTTACGTGGCTGGCCCATTTTAAGATCAAATGCATGCCTGCATATTGTAATATCGTTATTGCATTGCAATTCATTTAGACAACTTCTACAGACAAGACTGGTTGAAAACACGGGCAATCATACCTGGAGTTTTCTTGCCATAACAACAACCTCATGGGTGGGTGGGTTGTATTTGTAACAGTTGGAGAACATGAGTCTGAAATCAGCAGCAAAATCCTGGGCATCCATGTATTCACGTTCAACCATTTTTTTCTGTGAAAAAACACGTACGTCTTCAGCATCATCACAAATACTGTCATCTTCAATggtgagagagaacaagagacaaGATATTGATTGGCCAATGTAACCCTGGCAGATACTAAGTGGCCTCTCTCGTTCAACACAAGTTTAGTGTAACACAGCCATCTAACCCGTATGGTGCCCAGGTCCATGGGCTGCATGATGACGTTGTGGTAGTCGTGTAGACCCAGGGCCTCCGTATCCACCGGCTTGTAGAAGGGCCAGGTGTAGGCCGCATGCCTCTTGGTGAACATCTCCTTCAGGATGCAGTTACAGAAGCGGAGCTGATCCGAGAGCTTACTATTCTGTCTCTGGTGGTAATCAGGCAGGTCTTTCCTGGGGGGTTTGATGGGCCGACCGCTGCCCCGCCTGGAGAACAGCTTACAGGGCGTCGAGCCATCAACGGCAGGGGACGACTCGCAGCTGGTGATCGGAGAAGAGGCTGTCGGCGTGGTGGCGCCTGCTTTTCTCTTCACACCCTTCTCGATCTGAAACGATATGAACACAACAGAGAAGGGTAGAAATGCATTCACAAAATACAGACTAAACCGTTTGCACAAACTTCAAAAAGGTGATATTGATGGGTCATGTTTAAGTATTATAGAAGTTAAATCTTCGCTGTTGAAataaaatgttagtctaaaagaaatgtgaaatCATGTATACATAATTTTTATAGTGGAGCTCTAGtatataaattgcctggctgggctgatgagacagtggattttgcagtcagatggaacagagtaaacagacattttaacgtcatagatttagcaggtggtaacttgtggaatagacaccggctggaaagCGGTTTTAACCAAATTGGCATTGAGAATTAgaaccacccgttgtataaaataTATAATGTACATATAGTGCGGTAATTGTGAAGAGGTACTGACTTTGGCTGCTATCtgagaggagagctgggcagcAGGGGGGATGGTGTGGTGGGCCTCAAGAGGGATGACCGTCACCGTCTGCTGGAACACCACCTCAGACACAGGGGACTGGGGCCTCAGCTTTATCATACCTACAAAGAGGACATTAAGAAGTCAGAATGTAGACATTGGAATACATGAAAGATAGTAcagttgcatcccaaatggcaacatattcccTTTTATAGTACACTATTTTTGACCAAAGCCCaacagccctggtcaaaagtagtgcacaataaaagggaatagggtgccacccatTTGGAAAGCATACAATGCTTGTGTAAGATTAAGCCGCTGGAGAGGCTGTGTAGCTTACCAGCAGAGGACTTACTCCCACCCTTCACTGGGGTCTTGGTTGTGATGCCAGATATCTCAGTCTCCTCCGGGGGCATCTCAGCCACTCTCAGTAGGAAGATCTTCTCCAAGGCCTGGGCCATCAGAACAATGTCATCTCCAGGCTGAAAACATGTTGAATAACAATTATTGAGCATTCATTGAATGGGAGAGTATGTAGGCCGACACTATGTGTGTGGTGAGTGAACACAATGTGATTATGACAtttcaacatttttttttctttaccCGATTATATACATAGCAGTTGGTGAACAGTTTGTTGAAGTCTTCTATGCATTCCATCGCTTTCCAGTAATAATTATTCTGAAGACGCTTCTTGATGGTGCTCAAGTCCATTGGCGTCTTGATAATTGTATAGTAATCCTAAAAACACAAAAAAGAACGGAAAAAATTATTCATAAGAGGTCGTGATGGATGTGCATGGAGGAAATGTAAAAAATGACCAAGTACTAAAATGAAAAACATTTGATAATTACATTTCAGTAATTTAGTAGATGCGCTTATCAGCTAGCAACTTATAGTCAGCGCATTCAACTTAGTTAAGTAGGGAAAAACCCCATATCAGACATTGCAAGTAACAAAAAGTGAGAGACTCACTGGAATGTGCAGTCCGACAGCATCCACAGGCATCCTGAAAGGCCAGGAGAAGTTGTGTCTCCACAGGACCTTGACCACCACCATCTCCAGGTACTGCAGCTGGTTTGTGATGCGGCCGGGCTTCTTGGGATTGTTGAACTCCGGGGGAGGAGGGTTCACGCCTCCCACCATGGACATTGGGGGACATACGGCATCTGTCATCGTGGTGCAGTCCAAAGGTCGGTAGACACGGGGTAGGAGTTCAGAGCGGCACTTGTTTCCTGTAGCTCAGCTCTCACACATATTCCTCCAAGACCACTGAAAGAGAGGGGTGGTTTTCAGCACGGATGTGGTTTTTTTCCTCCCTGCACTAGATAACTGCACAAATGTGTGACAAAATAAATGTCGTCACACTGCCATGTGAGTTgctgaactgactgtttaattaGCACAGGAAGGCTTTTGCCCTGAAAGCCCAATAGGTCAGTGgttttcaaacctctcctctgggaccccCACCCGTTCCATGCACTTAATCTATTCCAGAGCTAGCTCACATGATTCAACTAATTATCAAGCCCTTGAGTAGGTGAAACAGGCAAGCTAGTTCAGAGCTCAAACAAAATTGTCTAGGGATCCCCAAGGAAAGTTGAGAACCGCTGCAATAGGTCATCTAGTCACTGCCATATCATACATCAGTGTGTGTCCATAGACCGAAACCAATGTGTCTTTTTGGTACTATTTTGTGCAGGggacgaaaaaaaaaaaaattatatatatataaataacattACTAACAAGGGGTTTTGATAAATAAAATTCAGAGCAAAACACGACTACAAAAAGCAACCAATTTAAAGCTGCAATGTGTCACCTTTTGGACAatccaaccaaattcacatagaaaggTGTGTTGTAGATCCATCATgatcattgaaagcaagtctaaggaGCAATAGATCTGGTCTATgagcgctatttctatgcttcctttTGGTTTAGTACACCAGCGGTTGAcagtacaatgattctctacactacacttgctggttttgtcacaaactgaaattaggccaaattttagcaaccaggaaatggcggagccaTTTCTGCATCTGGCATCTTTAACCCTATGCAATTCAGAACTGCTGGTTTCTACTGCCATCTACTGGAACTATGCATTGTTGGCCAGTCAACATTACAATTCTGGTGTCCAATGTGGCATCTGAAGCACCAAACTCGCTTACCTCATATCTGTCAGAGGAACATGGCTTGAAAAACAAAACCGGAAATAATTTGACCAATTCTCTGCAAAGCACCTCTGTGAGCTGCACTTTCCTCGCTACCATCAACTAAAACTGTTAAATTAGTTTTATGAAATGTATGATTGTATCAATTGACACTACAAAGCATGCGAACTGATGAACTttcaaaatatcaatgttttcaGTCAaacatttttgcaattagttACTCAAGAAGCAACTTTCTAGGCATCAACCCATGAAAAAGCATTAGGCCTATTTTCTCTTCAGTGTCCCAAAAGTAGAAAATAGTCACTAAGTTCAAGGTTCTGCTTCACAGTGCCAACATTATATTCCTGGACAATCGCTACTACATATTTTTATGATGGGGCAACCCCTTGGTATTCCATTCAAAACAGCTTCATAAAATACCTAAATACATAAGAAATTACTTCCATAACATATGAACAAACTACATGGTCCATAATAAGGTAAACTATAGGCGCCATTTCGCTGGGAAATGCCCAGTCAGTAAAATACAAGGTTTCAGGCATAGGCTGAGGACCTttactgtaacttaaagcagtgAAATTCAAACTAGGCacaattttgtgtgtgtgtgtgagctggcaCAGATGGATGCCTTTGTCACCTACTTAACCCATCAAGAATTCTGCTATCTTCAAAGTGTGTATTCAATTAGCTTGGACTTTTGCAGATACCCAATCAAATAATTTACATTACAAGTTATATTGATCTTCTAGGCAGTTTATTTTCATTAAATACATTGGATTGTTACAGAGAAACCATAATTTGTCCTCCCAAGTACAACATACAAAACCTGTATCAACAAAGAAAATAAACACTCATAACAAAACTCAAATCAGTTTCCATTTAACGTTACATAATCTAAGAGGTAGTATCTTATTTAAAGATTATACACAACTAATACTTAACAAAACATTTGAGGTGTGAAAGTCAAGGACTTAATGGAAAGAAAAATAATGTCATAATTGTTTTATTTACTAGAACCTAACGTTACACATTAATAGGTGTATTACATGTGATGGATGGTATGGGTGCGTGTAATTTATTAAAAGCTGTTGTTTACTC is part of the Oncorhynchus keta strain PuntledgeMale-10-30-2019 chromosome 26, Oket_V2, whole genome shotgun sequence genome and encodes:
- the LOC118358996 gene encoding bromodomain testis-specific protein-like isoform X4, which produces MTDAVCPPMSMVGGVNPPPPEFNNPKKPGRITNQLQYLEMVVVKVLWRHNFSWPFRMPVDAVGLHIPDYYTIIKTPMDLSTIKKRLQNNYYWKAMECIEDFNKLFTNCYVYNRPGDDIVLMAQALEKIFLLRVAEMPPEETEISGITTKTPVKGGSKSSAGMIKLRPQSPVSEVVFQQTVTVIPLEAHHTIPPAAQLSSQIAAKIEKGVKRKAGATTPTASSPITSCESSPAVDGSTPCKLFSRRGSGRPIKPPRKDLPDYHQRQNSKLSDQLRFCNCILKEMFTKRHAAYTWPFYKPVDTEALGLHDYHNVIMQPMDLGTIRKKMVEREYMDAQDFAADFRLMFSNCYKYNPPTHEVVVMARKLQDVFEERWLKLPDEPVRRAGGPGHHRDKRGRGDGPESSSGTGSSTGESSSESESSSASEEEEEARALRLAKLEEQLKAVHDQLQRLTQEPLLKPKKEKSKERRKKEMSRRPKHEDLRKPKIQKKYINKGTPSVHGKRRKMALPVVPYESDEDEVLAVPMLYGEKRQLSLDINKLPGDKLGKVVNIIQGREASLRDANPEEIEIDFETLKPSTLRALESFVMTCFRKRPKKPNLNKLVKAKGEMQTVKEQDAEKPRQSITDEPSSLAKKKKATNEPPIAPPVPDVARLSRLSESSSSSSSGSDRSSSSSDSSTSDSSDSESVKKSEKKKKCKDTPHKFKIKNSKKKKSAKKDPVSESSLQTSQPPPASASLVPAVVTKDLPPLELLTSPPGLSELLTPLTSPPAVLLLAADSRYEQLCPVLLPPLQDSPLQPVKDEGRLSEALGETHSKILQKQPYPRHSDGVFDGGNTSLSHPANKPTADGKSTPAKKDIVLKNADSWACLGKIAISTPSTVKSSKESFDKFRRAAIEKEERERALTLKRMQMKASRKSSLTMPVSLPVAVPVSPRAAEQEHLPCRTLAPEPAEIPMPTEAIVEPQPPRASEPLKEEPPAAASTPPPPFTTQTSVDREREMARRREQERRRREAMSGVIDMTMQSDIMATFEKNLD
- the LOC118358996 gene encoding bromodomain testis-specific protein-like isoform X1 encodes the protein MTDAVCPPMSMVGGVNPPPPEFNNPKKPGRITNQLQYLEMVVVKVLWRHNFSWPFRMPVDAVGLHIPDYYTIIKTPMDLSTIKKRLQNNYYWKAMECIEDFNKLFTNCYVYNRPGDDIVLMAQALEKIFLLRVAEMPPEETEISGITTKTPVKGGSKSSAGMIKLRPQSPVSEVVFQQTVTVIPLEAHHTIPPAAQLSSQIAAKIEKGVKRKAGATTPTASSPITSCESSPAVDGSTPCKLFSRRGSGRPIKPPRKDLPDYHQRQNSKLSDQLRFCNCILKEMFTKRHAAYTWPFYKPVDTEALGLHDYHNVIMQPMDLGTIRKKMVEREYMDAQDFAADFRLMFSNCYKYNPPTHEVVVMARKLQDVFEERWLKLPDEPVRRAGGPGHHRDKRGRGDGPESSSGTGSSTGESSSESESSSASEEEEEARALRLAKLEEQLKAVHDQLQRLTQEPLLKPKKEKSKERRKKEMSRRPKHEDLRKPKIQKKYINKGTPSVHGKRRKMALPVVPYESDEDEVLAVPMLYGEKRQLSLDINKLPGDKLGKVVNIIQGREASLRDANPEEIEIDFETLKPSTLRALESFVMTCFRKRPKKPNLNKLVKAKGEMQTVKEQDAEKPRQSITDEPSSLAKKKKATNEPPIAPPVPDVARLSRLSESSSSSSSGSDRSSSSSDSSTSDSSDSESVKKSEKKKKCKDTPHKFKIKNSKKKKSAKKDPVSESSLQTSQPPPASASLVPAVVTKDLPPLELLTSPPALHSRLPPQPSRPSAKAAPLPRKNRVAPLQLTDSQPQQQQDLLVPSESPTTPYLTPPSSCDPTLTLPTDPFNTTAALTHAPPSSLLCSLQTPPSPLALLPSPRCRSLAQTQVKTGPPDRAQQEGLSELLTPLTSPPAVLLLAADSRYEQQLCPVLLPPLQDSPLQPVKDEGRLSEALGETHSKILQKQPYPRHSDGVFDGGNTSLSHPANKPTADGKSTPAKKDIVLKNADSWACLGKIAISTPSTVKSSKESFDKFRRAAIEKEERERALTLKRMQMKASRKSSLTMPVSLPVAVPVSPRAAEQEHLPCRTLAPEPAEIPMPTEAIVEPQPPRASEPLKEEPPAAASTPPPPFTTQTSVDREREMARRREQERRRREAMSGVIDMTMQSDIMATFEKNLD
- the LOC118358996 gene encoding bromodomain testis-specific protein-like isoform X3 translates to MTDAVCPPMSMVGGVNPPPPEFNNPKKPGRITNQLQYLEMVVVKVLWRHNFSWPFRMPVDAVGLHIPDYYTIIKTPMDLSTIKKRLQNNYYWKAMECIEDFNKLFTNCYVYNRPGDDIVLMAQALEKIFLLRVAEMPPEETEISGITTKTPVKGGSKSSAGMIKLRPQSPVSEVVFQQTVTVIPLEAHHTIPPAAQLSSQIAAKIEKGVKRKAGATTPTASSPITSCESSPAVDGSTPCKLFSRRGSGRPIKPPRKDLPDYHQRQNSKLSDQLRFCNCILKEMFTKRHAAYTWPFYKPVDTEALGLHDYHNVIMQPMDLGTIRKKMVEREYMDAQDFAADFRLMFSNCYKYNPPTHEVVVMARKLQDVFEERWLKLPDEPVRRAGGPGHHRDKRGRGDGPESSSGTGSSTGESSSESESSSASEEEEEARALRLAKLEEQLKAVHDQLQRLTQEPLLKPKKEKSKERRKKEMSRRPKHEDLRKPKIQKKYINKGTPSVHGKRRKMALPVVPYESDEDEVLAVPMLYGEKRQLSLDINKLPGDKLGKVVNIIQGREASLRDANPEEIEIDFETLKPSTLRALESFVMTCFRKRPKKPNLNKLVKAKGEMQTVKEQDAEKPRQSITDEPSSLAKKKKATNEPPIAPPVPDVARLSRLSESSSSSSSGSDRSSSSSDSSTSDSSDSESVKKSEKKKKCKDTPHKFKIKNSKKKKSAKKDPVSESSLQTSQPPPASASLVPAVVTKDLPPLELLTSPPGLSELLTPLTSPPAVLLLAADSRYEQQLCPVLLPPLQDSPLQPVKDEGRLSEALGETHSKILQKQPYPRHSDGVFDGGNTSLSHPANKPTADGKSTPAKKDIVLKNADSWACLGKIAISTPSTVKSSKESFDKFRRAAIEKEERERALTLKRMQMKASRKSSLTMPVSLPVAVPVSPRAAEQEHLPCRTLAPEPAEIPMPTEAIVEPQPPRASEPLKEEPPAAASTPPPPFTTQTSVDREREMARRREQERRRREAMSGVIDMTMQSDIMATFEKNLD
- the LOC118358996 gene encoding bromodomain testis-specific protein-like isoform X2, with protein sequence MTDAVCPPMSMVGGVNPPPPEFNNPKKPGRITNQLQYLEMVVVKVLWRHNFSWPFRMPVDAVGLHIPDYYTIIKTPMDLSTIKKRLQNNYYWKAMECIEDFNKLFTNCYVYNRPGDDIVLMAQALEKIFLLRVAEMPPEETEISGITTKTPVKGGSKSSAGMIKLRPQSPVSEVVFQQTVTVIPLEAHHTIPPAAQLSSQIAAKIEKGVKRKAGATTPTASSPITSCESSPAVDGSTPCKLFSRRGSGRPIKPPRKDLPDYHQRQNSKLSDQLRFCNCILKEMFTKRHAAYTWPFYKPVDTEALGLHDYHNVIMQPMDLGTIRKKMVEREYMDAQDFAADFRLMFSNCYKYNPPTHEVVVMARKLQDVFEERWLKLPDEPVRRAGGPGHHRDKRGRGDGPESSSGTGSSTGESSSESESSSASEEEEEARALRLAKLEEQLKAVHDQLQRLTQEPLLKPKKEKSKERRKKEMSRRPKHEDLRKPKIQKKYINKGTPSVHGKRRKMALPVVPYESDEDEVLAVPMLYGEKRQLSLDINKLPGDKLGKVVNIIQGREASLRDANPEEIEIDFETLKPSTLRALESFVMTCFRKRPKKPNLNKLVKAKGEMQTVKEQDAEKPRQSITDEPSSLAKKKKATNEPPIAPPVPDVARLSRLSESSSSSSSGSDRSSSSSDSSTSDSSDSESVKKSEKKKKCKDTPHKFKIKNSKKKKSAKKDPVSESSLQTSQPPPASASLVPAVVTKDLPPLELLTSPPALHSRLPPQPSRPSAKAAPLPRKNRVAPLQLTDSQPQQQQDLLVPSESPTTPYLTPPSSCDPTLTLPTDPFNTTAALTHAPPSSLLCSLQTPPSPLALLPSPRCRSLAQTQVKTGPPDRAQQEGLSELLTPLTSPPAVLLLAADSRYEQLCPVLLPPLQDSPLQPVKDEGRLSEALGETHSKILQKQPYPRHSDGVFDGGNTSLSHPANKPTADGKSTPAKKDIVLKNADSWACLGKIAISTPSTVKSSKESFDKFRRAAIEKEERERALTLKRMQMKASRKSSLTMPVSLPVAVPVSPRAAEQEHLPCRTLAPEPAEIPMPTEAIVEPQPPRASEPLKEEPPAAASTPPPPFTTQTSVDREREMARRREQERRRREAMSGVIDMTMQSDIMATFEKNLD